The following are encoded in a window of Elusimicrobiota bacterium genomic DNA:
- a CDS encoding CinA family nicotinamide mononucleotide deamidase-related protein, translating into MARSLPAAVVELLCVGTELLDGRPETHRAALALRLGAAGLRLSRATILPDDADALAGAVRAALQRCDALIVCGGLGPTFDDLTREAVARALGRDLVFSPRLYAGIRLKFARLGTRLPRENRRQAFLVRGAAPLANRVGSAPGQVIVVRRRGGPPQTVALLPGPPRELLPLFDCEVLPRLRRAYARGLHAATLDLHFCGLPESAADERLKPLTRQAGPELDFTILAGPGQVDFHVLARCSSARRARGLIARCRRQALRLLAGHVVGEGALTLEAAVGGLLRRRRLTLAAAESCTAGLLSGRLTSVPGSSDYFRGGVLAYHDSLKRGLLGVRAVTLARAGAVSAACAREMAAGARRVAGADVGVSVTGVAGSSGGTAAKPVGLVFAAVAGPGAGIAVRRWRLSGDRETVRQRAVAAALRLLWLRLRR; encoded by the coding sequence GTGGCCAGGAGTCTGCCGGCTGCCGTGGTCGAACTCCTCTGCGTCGGCACCGAGCTCCTCGACGGCCGCCCCGAGACGCACCGCGCCGCTCTGGCCCTCCGCCTAGGCGCGGCGGGCCTGCGCCTCTCCCGCGCGACCATCCTTCCCGACGACGCCGACGCCTTGGCCGGCGCGGTGCGCGCGGCTCTGCAGCGCTGCGACGCGCTGATCGTGTGCGGGGGGCTCGGCCCCACCTTCGACGACCTGACCCGCGAGGCGGTGGCCCGGGCGCTGGGCCGCGACCTCGTGTTCTCGCCCCGGCTCTACGCCGGCATCCGCCTCAAATTCGCCCGCCTGGGCACGAGGCTCCCCAGGGAGAACCGGCGCCAGGCCTTCCTCGTGCGCGGAGCCGCGCCCCTGGCCAACCGGGTCGGCTCGGCCCCTGGGCAGGTCATCGTCGTAAGGCGCCGCGGCGGCCCGCCGCAGACCGTGGCTCTGCTTCCGGGCCCTCCCCGCGAACTGCTCCCCTTGTTCGACTGCGAAGTCCTGCCGCGCCTGCGCCGGGCCTACGCGCGCGGGCTCCACGCCGCGACCCTCGACCTGCACTTCTGCGGCCTGCCCGAATCCGCCGCCGACGAGCGCCTCAAGCCCCTCACGCGGCAGGCCGGGCCCGAGCTCGACTTCACCATCCTGGCGGGCCCCGGCCAAGTGGACTTCCACGTTTTGGCGCGCTGCTCCAGCGCGCGCCGCGCGCGCGGGCTCATCGCGCGCTGCAGGCGCCAGGCCTTGCGCCTACTCGCGGGCCACGTCGTGGGCGAAGGCGCCCTGACTTTGGAGGCGGCCGTGGGCGGACTCCTGCGCCGCCGCAGGTTGACCTTGGCCGCGGCCGAGTCCTGCACCGCGGGATTGCTCAGCGGCCGCCTGACCTCGGTGCCTGGGAGTTCCGATTACTTCCGGGGCGGGGTCCTGGCCTATCACGACTCGCTCAAGCGCGGCCTGCTCGGGGTCAGGGCCGTGACCTTGGCTCGCGCCGGCGCGGTTTCCGCCGCCTGCGCCCGGGAGATGGCGGCGGGCGCCCGTCGCGTCGCCGGCGCCGACGTCGGCGTCTCGGTGACGGGCGTCGCCGGCTCGTCAGGCGGCACCGCCGCCAAGCCCGTGGGGCTGGTCTTCGCCGCCGTCGCGGGGCCCGGCGCCGGGATCGCGGTGCGCCGCTGGAGGCTCTCCGGCGACCGGGAGACCGTACGGCAGAGGGCCGTGGCCGCGGCCCTGCGCCTGCTCTGGCTGAGGCTGCGCCGATGA
- the gmk gene encoding guanylate kinase — protein sequence MPKGALVIISAPSGTGKSTVCRKLLLRRKDLRYSVSCTTRAPRPGEKHGRHYQFLGAEDFKRRIQRHEFLEWAMVHGHYYGTPRHFIESSIQEGRWVLLAIDVQGAAAIRRKLPESVLVFLLPPSWEELKERLAGRHEDAQSAATRLTNARAELEAAKRYDYVVVNDELDAAVGQIESIITAESLKTSRREFFGLP from the coding sequence ATGCCCAAGGGTGCTCTGGTCATCATCTCCGCGCCCTCAGGAACCGGGAAGTCCACGGTCTGCCGTAAGCTCCTGCTGCGCCGCAAGGACCTGCGCTACTCCGTTTCCTGCACCACGCGGGCGCCCCGGCCCGGCGAGAAGCACGGCCGGCACTACCAGTTCCTCGGGGCCGAGGACTTCAAGCGCCGCATCCAGCGCCACGAGTTCCTGGAGTGGGCCATGGTGCACGGCCACTACTACGGCACGCCTCGGCATTTCATCGAGAGCTCTATCCAGGAGGGCCGCTGGGTGCTGCTGGCCATCGACGTGCAGGGCGCGGCCGCCATCCGGCGCAAGCTGCCGGAGTCGGTCCTGGTCTTCCTGCTGCCTCCGTCGTGGGAGGAGCTCAAGGAGCGCCTGGCCGGCCGGCACGAGGATGCGCAGTCCGCGGCGACGCGCCTCACCAACGCTCGCGCGGAGCTGGAAGCCGCCAAGCGCTACGACTACGTCGTGGTCAACGACGAGCTGGACGCCGCGGTCGGACAGATCGAGAGCATCATAACGGCCGAGAGCCTCAAGACCTCGCGCCGCGAGTTTTTTGGACTTCCCTGA
- a CDS encoding DUF3467 domain-containing protein, with protein MEQESKAGQLQVDIDDATARGVYANLALITHSETEFIFDFIFLQPQSPKAKVLTRLVSSPVHAKRLMWALKDNIEKYEARFGAIPAGENPEAAPPPSGVYQ; from the coding sequence ATGGAACAGGAATCCAAGGCGGGGCAGCTCCAAGTGGACATCGACGACGCCACCGCGCGCGGCGTGTATGCCAACCTCGCGCTGATCACCCACAGCGAGACCGAGTTCATTTTCGACTTCATCTTCCTCCAGCCCCAATCGCCCAAGGCCAAGGTGCTCACGCGCCTGGTCTCCTCCCCCGTGCACGCCAAGCGCCTCATGTGGGCGCTCAAAGACAACATCGAGAAGTACGAGGCGCGCTTCGGGGCCATCCCAGCCGGAGAGAATCCGGAGGCCGCGCCGCCGCCCTCCGGCGTCTACCAGTAA